AAGTTAGATAAGTTTGGGTGTTATAAGGTGTATAGAACACACCCTTAGTAGGTAGCATTTTCGCATGTTAAATGCAAAATAAGGTTGAgcctttaatattatttttaaaaaagtcCATTTTACAAGACCAAAGGAGACTCGACTTTAAAACCATATAGCGACTCGGAAAATAGTCCCTTAGCCATAAAGTGAAAGCTTctcttttctttaattttttttaatgtatctctctttattttattttttaaggtaATGTATCTCTTTTCTTTAGTTAAAGATATCTTGTTTTCCTTATTATTTTTGAACATAATTATTTCTTTACTATTTATTAAGAATATACTTACTTCATAGTTATTTATAGAAAATTGATAGCTAGGCATCATTAAGTGATACAAATGATGGATCATTTTCAAGGCAACAACGTCGCTAATCATAGctatattcctcaatcaaactCAACTTGCCTAGCTAACGTCTTCATCTAATGAACGAAACAACCCCTCTCTAAAAATCTACGATTAATCTTGCACCGTATAAGAACAACGTCCTAACATGAGAGTCGGTaaaaattcgaataaataaataaataaagagcTAAACGACCCAACAAATTGACCATATTGTCACATTAGAGGCAAGTAACTATAGATGTTTCCAAACAGTGAAAACCAATGTGATGTGGGGAGGAAAAACAGTGAAGCAGCTAGTAGCAGTGGATAAATTTGGGACCATAATGCAAGGGAGTCCATACTTAAGAAAATTACAGGTTTACTTGAATTTGACCATACCAACAAAATAGTCCCTCTCAAAATTAATCACAAAAATGTAATATATGCCCCCTTTTCGACCCATTATATTGAAAAGGAGAGATTTTTTGGTTGAAATATCATAAAATCATATGCTCATCCTAatcaaaaggaaaacacaatttGGGCTCCACTAGAAAATCCATCTAATAGAATTGTAACCAATGAGGTGCCTTGTTTTAGGATCAACTTTTAAAGCTTAGCCAATAAGGTTGGAGATAAGACCATTTTGGCTTATAGGTTTGGGTTTGGTCCCCAAAAGTGTTATTTTCTCTTTCATCCCACCCTCCACCTCACCCTTTTTTGCAATCTACCTCTAACAAACTGCGCTTTTCAAACTGTAAAAGCGCATCGTTTTGGTCCCTACGTACTCGGTACTAGTAGTATAATACTACAATAGCCCCTTAAACCCTCCCAAAAGTGTTGTAATAATTGTAAGCAACATTACCTTCCGCTCCTACTCACGCATATTACTACTACTTGTATTTCTTActcaaaaacacacacaaaaatagGCATCTATCTCACCAATTGAAATTGCGAGATCAGTACCATGATATCCGAAAAGAAAATAGCAAACGCGATGAGCGGAAAGACTGCGAGAGCGTGCGACTGTTGCATACGGAAGCGAGCGCGATGGTACTGCCCCGCCGATGATGCTTTCTTGTGCCAAACATGTGATGGTACTGTCCACTCTGCCAACTCCTTAGCTCGAAGGCACGAGCGAGTACGTCTAAAGACAGCTTCACTCAAGCGAGCAGTTGAGGATCTTCAACGTCTCGATTTGCCCTCTTGGCATCGTGGGTTGACTCGGAAACCACGAACACCACGCCAAGGAAAGCATCAATCAAAATCCCAAGAGCGAAACCCGCTCCATGTAATTGTTCCGGAGCTAGGGATGGAGGATACAACTTCGTCCCAAGACGATGAGTCGGAGGAGCACCTTCTTTACCGGGTCCCCATTTACGACCCGTTTCTAACTCATCATTTTGGTTCTTCACCGACGATAGACGATATTAGACCGTTGGAGCTCGAAGAGGTAAACAACATGTTTAGCAATTCGAAACCATCCCCAGATGATTACATGCCTTCTGATATGGATCTTGAGGATTTTGCTGCTGATGTTGAGACTTTATTGGGGAAAGGCCTAGATGATGAGTTGTACGGGATTCAAGATCTTGGACTATTGGATTCTAGTCCTAGCATTATTAATATCAATGACAATG
This genomic stretch from Spinacia oleracea cultivar Varoflay chromosome 3, BTI_SOV_V1, whole genome shotgun sequence harbors:
- the LOC110798725 gene encoding zinc finger protein CONSTANS-LIKE 16, translated to MISEKKIANAMSGKTARACDCCIRKRARWYCPADDAFLCQTCDGTVHSANSLARRHERVRLKTASLKRAVEDLQRLDLPSWHRGLTRKPRTPRQGKHQSKSQERNPLHVIVPELGMEDTTSSQDDESEEHLLYRVPIYDPFLTHHFGSSPTIDDIRPLELEEVNNMFSNSKPSPDDYMPSDMDLEDFAADVETLLGKGLDDELYGIQDLGLLDSSPSIININDNDICLNVKEEDELCDEGGMIQADSNNVVIRESFELNFDYDDHDFGTTWEDEQEHKRIIMMEPCSIMVNESCKIEENDETEKSKRRNILLRLDYEAISASWASQGSPWLNGQRPVINPDDCWPQCMGTCALQGRHHQQLYGDHQMGGNGRMIGDGGREARVTRYREKRRTRLFSKKIRYEVRKLNAEKRPRMKGRFVKRSSFAAAFPN